From Paenibacillus sp. PK3_47, the proteins below share one genomic window:
- the rpoC gene encoding DNA-directed RNA polymerase subunit beta' — MLDVNNFEFMKIGLASPEKIRSWSRGEVKKPETINYRTLKPEKEGLFCERIFGPQKDWECHCGKYKRVRYKGVVCDRCGVEVTRAKVRRERMGHIELAAPVSHIWYFKGIPSRMGLALDMSPRSLEEIIYFASYVVTDPGETPLEKKQLLSEKEYRSYREKYGYGFQAGMGAEAVKKLLQDIDIEKELEFLKEELRTAQGQRRNRAIKRLEVIEAFRNSGNKPDWMIMDVLPVIPPELRPMVQLDGGRFATSDLNDLYRRVINRNNRLKRLLDLGAPDIIVQNEKRMLQEAVDALIDNGRRGRPVTGPGNRPLKSLSHMLKGKQGRFRQNLLGKRVDYSGRSVIVVGPYLKMYQCGLPKKMALELFKPFVMKELVNKGLAHNIKSAKRKVERVSPEVWDVLEEVIREHPVLLNRAPTLHRLGIQAFEPILVEGHAIRLHPLVCTAYNADFDGDQMAVHVPLSAEAQAEARLLMLASGNILNPKDGKPVVTPSQDMVLGTFYLTMDNKEEKGTGMILRTVNEAVSAYQRGTAGLHARVAIPVKALGKTSFTEEQQGAMLITTIGKIIFNEIYPSSFPYINEATKANLLQGTPEKYFIYEKGADIRELIMNAPDASAVGKEYLGLIIARCFETYHTTKTSMVLDRIKQLGFTYSTRSGVTVAVSDVIVPEEKATILKESEAKVDVVANQYRRGLITNDERYDRVIEIWSKTKDDLTNVLLKSMDRFNSIMLMVDSKARGNKSQITQLGGMRGLMATPSGRIFELPIKANFREGLTVLEYFISTHGARKGLADTALRTADSGYLTRRLVDVAQDVIVREEDCGTDKGFTVARIQDGKEVIEDLYDRIEGRYSFETVRHPETKEIIVHRNDLIDSDKAEEIVNAGVTKLQIRSVLSCRARHGVCKKCYGRNLATGKFVEIGEAVGIIAAQSIGEPGTQLTMRTFHTGGVAGDDITQGLPRIQELFEARNPKGQATISEIDGVIKEIRETKDRREIEVQGEAESKTYSITYGSRLRVSEGQEIEAGDELTDGSIDPKEMLRIKGIRGVQNYILQEVQRVYRNQGVEINDKHIEVMIKQMLRKIRIIDAGDTNLLPGSFADIPEFEAANKEAILSGNEPAVAKPVLLGITKASLETDSFLSAASFQETTRVLTDAAIKGKVDKLMGLKENVIIGKLIPAGTGMNRYRNVKLNDPNEESEQEALETVPAE; from the coding sequence TTGTTGGACGTTAACAATTTTGAATTTATGAAAATCGGGCTTGCTTCACCGGAAAAAATTCGTTCTTGGTCCCGCGGAGAAGTAAAGAAACCGGAAACCATTAACTACCGTACATTGAAACCGGAAAAAGAAGGTCTGTTCTGCGAGCGTATTTTCGGGCCTCAAAAAGACTGGGAATGCCACTGCGGTAAATACAAGCGCGTCCGTTATAAAGGCGTAGTCTGTGACCGCTGCGGCGTTGAAGTTACCCGTGCCAAGGTTCGCCGTGAACGTATGGGTCACATTGAGCTGGCAGCTCCGGTATCTCATATCTGGTATTTCAAGGGTATTCCTAGCCGTATGGGTCTGGCTCTGGATATGTCCCCGAGATCGCTTGAAGAGATCATCTACTTCGCATCTTATGTTGTAACGGATCCGGGTGAAACACCGCTGGAGAAGAAACAGCTGCTGTCCGAAAAAGAATACCGCAGCTACCGAGAGAAGTACGGCTACGGATTCCAGGCGGGCATGGGTGCTGAAGCTGTGAAGAAGCTGCTCCAGGACATTGATATCGAAAAAGAACTGGAATTCCTCAAAGAAGAGCTGCGCACGGCCCAAGGCCAACGCCGCAACCGGGCGATCAAACGTCTGGAAGTTATTGAGGCATTCCGCAACTCCGGCAACAAGCCTGACTGGATGATCATGGATGTGCTCCCGGTTATTCCACCGGAACTGCGCCCAATGGTTCAGCTCGATGGCGGCCGTTTTGCTACGTCTGACCTTAATGACCTGTACCGCCGTGTTATTAACCGTAACAACCGTCTGAAGAGACTGCTTGATCTCGGTGCTCCTGATATTATCGTGCAGAATGAGAAACGGATGCTTCAGGAAGCTGTTGATGCTCTGATCGACAACGGCCGCCGCGGCCGCCCTGTAACGGGTCCTGGTAACCGTCCGCTCAAATCGCTCAGCCATATGCTCAAAGGTAAACAAGGGCGTTTCCGTCAGAATTTGCTCGGTAAACGGGTTGACTACTCCGGACGTTCCGTTATCGTTGTAGGACCATACCTCAAGATGTACCAGTGCGGACTTCCGAAGAAAATGGCGCTTGAGCTCTTCAAACCGTTCGTAATGAAAGAACTGGTTAACAAAGGCCTGGCTCACAACATTAAGAGTGCAAAACGTAAAGTAGAACGTGTAAGCCCTGAAGTTTGGGATGTGCTTGAAGAAGTAATCAGAGAGCACCCGGTTCTGCTGAACCGTGCCCCTACGCTGCACAGACTCGGTATCCAGGCGTTTGAACCGATCCTGGTAGAAGGCCATGCAATCCGTCTTCACCCGCTCGTATGTACGGCTTACAACGCCGACTTTGACGGTGACCAAATGGCGGTGCACGTTCCTCTGTCAGCTGAAGCGCAAGCGGAAGCCCGTCTCCTGATGCTGGCCTCCGGTAACATCCTTAACCCTAAGGACGGCAAACCGGTTGTAACACCTTCCCAGGATATGGTCCTCGGTACATTCTACCTGACCATGGACAACAAGGAAGAAAAGGGCACAGGTATGATCCTGCGTACCGTTAATGAAGCAGTATCTGCTTACCAGCGCGGAACGGCTGGTCTGCATGCGCGTGTGGCTATTCCTGTTAAGGCACTGGGCAAAACCAGCTTTACGGAAGAGCAGCAAGGTGCAATGCTGATCACTACGATTGGTAAGATTATCTTTAATGAAATTTATCCAAGCAGTTTCCCTTACATCAACGAAGCTACCAAAGCCAACTTGCTGCAAGGTACACCTGAGAAATACTTTATCTATGAAAAGGGTGCGGATATCCGCGAGCTCATTATGAACGCTCCGGATGCAAGTGCTGTAGGTAAGGAGTATCTGGGCTTGATTATCGCCCGCTGCTTCGAAACTTACCACACTACCAAGACATCCATGGTTCTGGATAGAATCAAACAGCTGGGCTTTACTTATTCCACACGTTCAGGGGTTACGGTTGCCGTATCCGACGTTATCGTGCCGGAAGAGAAAGCTACCATCCTGAAAGAGTCCGAAGCCAAGGTTGATGTGGTTGCCAACCAATATCGCCGCGGTCTGATCACCAATGACGAGCGGTATGACCGCGTAATTGAGATCTGGTCGAAGACGAAGGACGACCTTACCAACGTGCTCCTGAAATCGATGGACCGTTTCAACTCCATCATGCTCATGGTAGATTCCAAAGCGCGTGGTAACAAATCGCAGATCACCCAGCTGGGCGGTATGCGCGGACTGATGGCCACACCTTCAGGCCGGATCTTCGAATTGCCGATCAAAGCGAACTTCCGTGAAGGTCTAACCGTCCTCGAGTACTTTATCTCGACGCACGGAGCGCGTAAAGGTCTGGCCGATACAGCGCTGCGTACAGCGGATTCCGGTTACCTGACCCGCCGTCTCGTAGACGTGGCTCAAGACGTAATCGTCCGTGAAGAGGATTGCGGTACGGATAAAGGCTTCACCGTTGCTCGTATCCAGGACGGCAAGGAAGTTATCGAGGATCTGTATGACCGTATTGAAGGCCGTTACTCCTTCGAAACTGTCCGTCACCCTGAGACGAAGGAAATCATCGTTCACCGTAACGATCTGATTGACTCCGACAAGGCTGAGGAGATTGTTAATGCTGGCGTAACCAAACTGCAAATCCGCTCTGTCCTGAGCTGCCGTGCCCGTCACGGGGTCTGCAAGAAGTGCTACGGACGTAACCTGGCTACAGGCAAGTTCGTGGAAATCGGGGAAGCTGTCGGTATTATTGCCGCACAATCCATCGGTGAGCCGGGAACCCAGCTTACAATGCGTACGTTCCATACCGGGGGGGTTGCCGGTGATGACATCACGCAAGGTTTGCCGCGTATCCAGGAGCTGTTTGAAGCCCGTAACCCTAAAGGTCAGGCTACAATCAGTGAAATTGACGGGGTAATCAAGGAAATCCGTGAAACCAAGGACCGCCGTGAAATCGAGGTTCAAGGTGAAGCTGAATCCAAAACCTATTCCATCACTTACGGTTCGCGTCTGCGTGTCAGCGAAGGCCAGGAGATTGAGGCTGGGGATGAGCTGACAGACGGTTCGATCGACCCTAAAGAAATGCTGCGCATCAAAGGTATCCGCGGGGTACAGAACTACATTCTGCAGGAAGTACAGCGTGTATACCGTAACCAGGGCGTTGAAATCAACGATAAGCACATTGAAGTTATGATTAAGCAAATGCTGCGCAAGATCCGTATTATCGATGCCGGGGATACCAATCTCCTGCCAGGCTCTTTTGCGGACATTCCTGAATTTGAAGCAGCCAACAAGGAAGCTATTCTCTCGGGGAATGAGCCTGCAGTCGCCAAACCGGTTCTGCTCGGTATTACCAAGGCCTCCCTTGAGACGGATTCATTCCTGTCTGCTGCGTCGTTCCAAGAGACTACCCGTGTCCTCACGGATGCTGCTATCAAAGGCAAGGTAGATAAACTCATGGGTCTGAAGGAAAATGTTATTATCGGTAAGCTGATCCCAGCAGGTACAGGTATGAACCGCTACCGCAATGTGAAGCTGAACGATCCGAATGAAGAAAGCGAGCAAGAGGCTTTAGAAACGGTTCCGGCCGAATAA
- the rpoB gene encoding DNA-directed RNA polymerase subunit beta — protein sequence MAGHLVQYGRRTRRSYARINEVLEVPNLIEIQQKSYDWFLEEGLREMFQDISPIQDFTGNLVLEFIDYSLGEPKYTVDDAKERDVTYAAPLRVKVRLINKETGEVKEQEVFMGDFPLMTETGTFIINGAERVIVSQLVRSPSVYFSTKVDKNAKKTYTATVIPNRGAWLELETDAKDIMYVRIDRTRKIPVTVLLRALGFGSDAEILELLGNDEYIRNTLDKDNTDSTEKALIEIYERLRPGEPPTLDNAKSLLVARFFDPKRYDLANVGRYKINKKLHIKNRLFNQRLAQNLVDEATGEILAESGQMVDRRLLDELIPYFEKDVAAKTYRVTGGVMDSEDIPLQTIDVFSPIEEGRVIKLIANGNIDKSVKHITQADIISSISYFINLLHGIGNTDDIDHLGNRRLRSVGELLQNQFRIGLSRMERVVRERMSIQDANAITPQALINIRPVIASIKEFFGSSQLSQFMDQTNPLAELTHKRRLSALGPGGLTRERAGFEVRDVHHSHYGRMCPIETPEGPNIGLINSLSTFARINEYGFIEAPYRWVDPKTGKVTEQIDYLTADEEDNYVVAQANVQIEEDGTFKEDMVIVRYNKDSDNITTMPSNRVDYMDVSPKQVVSVATALIPFLENDDSNRALMGSNMQRQAVPLLIPKAPLVGTGMEHKSAKDSGVCIVSKYDGIIERSSANEIWLRRVEAVDGKEVKGDIVKYKLHKFMRSNQGTCINQRPLAKRGDIVKKGDILADGPSTEMGELALGRNVVVAFMTWEGYNYEDAILLSEKLVKEDVYTSIHIEEYESEARDTKLGPEEITRDIPNVGEEALRNLDERGIIRIGAEINTGDILVGKVTPKGVTELTAEERLLHAIFGEKAREVRDTSLRVPHGSDGIIVDVKVFTRENGDELPPGVNQLVRVYIAQKRKISEGDKMAGRHGNKGVVARILPEEDMPFLPDGTPVQVVLNPLGVPSRMNIGQVLEVHLGMAALQLGIHVATPVFDGARENDVFDTMEEAGMQRNGKTVLYDGRTGERFEREVTVGVMHMIKLAHMVDDKIHARSTGPYSLVTQQPLGGKAQFGGQRFGEMEVWALEAYGAAYTLQEILTVKSDDVVGRVKTYESIVKGENVPEPGVPESFKVLIKELQSLGMDVKILSGDEQEIEMKELDDEDETSGDKLSLNLEGAEVGIE from the coding sequence TTGGCAGGACATCTTGTTCAGTATGGTCGACGCACTCGGCGGAGCTATGCGAGAATTAACGAGGTACTCGAGGTCCCGAACCTGATCGAGATCCAACAAAAATCGTATGACTGGTTTTTGGAGGAAGGGTTGCGTGAAATGTTTCAAGACATCTCGCCGATCCAGGATTTCACAGGTAATCTGGTGCTTGAGTTCATTGATTACAGCCTGGGTGAACCGAAATATACGGTTGACGACGCGAAAGAGCGGGACGTAACATATGCGGCTCCTCTGCGGGTGAAGGTACGGCTCATTAATAAGGAGACCGGTGAGGTCAAAGAGCAGGAAGTGTTCATGGGAGATTTCCCGCTGATGACGGAGACCGGCACTTTTATTATCAATGGTGCGGAACGGGTTATTGTCAGCCAGTTGGTTCGCTCTCCAAGCGTCTATTTCAGCACTAAAGTGGATAAAAACGCCAAAAAAACCTACACCGCCACAGTAATTCCTAACCGCGGAGCCTGGCTGGAGCTGGAGACGGATGCTAAGGACATCATGTATGTCCGTATCGACCGTACCCGTAAAATTCCGGTGACCGTGCTTCTGCGTGCTCTTGGTTTCGGCAGTGATGCTGAGATTCTGGAACTGCTTGGTAATGATGAATATATTCGCAATACGCTGGATAAAGACAACACGGATTCTACGGAGAAGGCGCTGATTGAAATTTACGAGCGTCTGCGTCCGGGCGAACCGCCGACACTGGACAATGCCAAGAGTCTCTTGGTAGCCCGTTTCTTTGATCCAAAACGTTATGATCTGGCCAATGTCGGCCGTTACAAAATCAATAAAAAGCTGCACATTAAGAACCGTCTGTTCAATCAGCGTCTGGCTCAAAACCTGGTCGATGAAGCTACAGGAGAAATCCTGGCTGAATCCGGTCAAATGGTTGACCGCCGTTTGCTTGATGAGCTGATTCCTTATTTTGAAAAAGATGTTGCAGCCAAAACTTACCGTGTAACGGGCGGAGTTATGGACAGCGAAGACATCCCGCTGCAGACGATTGACGTATTCTCGCCAATCGAAGAAGGCCGGGTTATCAAGCTGATTGCCAACGGCAACATCGACAAATCGGTCAAGCATATTACTCAGGCTGATATTATATCCTCAATCAGCTACTTTATTAATCTGCTGCACGGTATCGGCAACACTGACGATATTGACCATTTGGGTAACCGCCGTCTGCGCTCTGTAGGTGAGCTTCTGCAGAACCAGTTCCGTATAGGTCTGTCCCGTATGGAACGCGTAGTGCGTGAAAGAATGTCGATTCAGGACGCCAATGCGATTACACCGCAGGCACTGATCAACATACGTCCGGTTATTGCGTCGATTAAAGAGTTCTTCGGAAGTTCGCAGCTGTCCCAGTTTATGGACCAGACGAACCCGCTTGCTGAGCTTACACACAAACGCCGTCTGTCGGCACTCGGACCTGGTGGTCTGACCCGGGAACGCGCGGGCTTTGAAGTTCGTGACGTCCATCACAGTCACTACGGCCGCATGTGTCCAATCGAGACTCCGGAAGGTCCGAACATCGGTTTGATCAACTCCCTGTCGACTTTTGCCCGCATCAATGAGTATGGCTTTATCGAAGCTCCATACCGTTGGGTAGATCCGAAGACCGGGAAGGTTACGGAACAAATCGACTATCTGACTGCCGATGAGGAAGATAACTATGTAGTTGCCCAGGCGAATGTGCAGATCGAAGAAGATGGTACGTTCAAGGAAGACATGGTTATCGTCCGTTACAACAAAGACTCGGACAACATCACAACAATGCCAAGTAATCGTGTTGATTACATGGACGTATCGCCAAAACAGGTTGTATCGGTCGCAACGGCGCTCATTCCGTTCCTTGAGAACGATGACTCCAACCGCGCACTGATGGGATCGAACATGCAGCGTCAAGCCGTTCCGCTTCTTATTCCGAAGGCTCCGCTTGTCGGTACGGGAATGGAACATAAATCCGCTAAGGATTCGGGCGTATGTATTGTTTCCAAGTATGACGGTATTATCGAACGTTCCTCGGCCAATGAAATTTGGCTGCGCCGCGTCGAAGCCGTCGACGGCAAGGAAGTTAAAGGCGATATCGTTAAATATAAATTACACAAATTTATGCGTTCGAACCAAGGTACCTGTATTAACCAGCGTCCTCTGGCTAAAAGAGGGGACATTGTTAAGAAGGGTGACATCCTGGCAGACGGACCATCCACGGAAATGGGCGAACTTGCTCTGGGCCGCAACGTAGTTGTTGCGTTCATGACATGGGAAGGCTACAACTACGAGGATGCGATCCTGCTGAGTGAAAAGCTGGTTAAGGAAGATGTGTACACTTCGATTCACATCGAGGAATACGAATCCGAAGCCCGTGACACAAAGCTGGGACCTGAAGAAATTACACGTGATATTCCGAATGTCGGTGAAGAAGCGCTCCGCAATCTGGATGAGCGCGGAATTATCCGCATCGGTGCTGAAATCAATACCGGCGATATTCTGGTAGGTAAGGTTACTCCTAAGGGTGTAACCGAGCTGACTGCAGAAGAACGTCTCCTGCATGCTATCTTCGGTGAAAAGGCACGTGAAGTGCGTGACACCTCGCTGCGCGTTCCTCACGGCAGTGACGGTATTATTGTTGACGTCAAAGTATTCACCCGCGAGAACGGCGATGAGCTGCCTCCAGGCGTGAACCAGCTGGTCCGTGTGTACATCGCCCAGAAACGTAAGATTTCTGAAGGTGACAAGATGGCCGGACGTCACGGTAACAAGGGTGTCGTAGCCCGTATCCTGCCTGAAGAGGATATGCCGTTCCTTCCGGACGGTACTCCGGTACAGGTTGTCCTGAACCCGCTGGGCGTTCCTTCGCGGATGAACATCGGTCAGGTGCTGGAGGTTCACTTGGGTATGGCTGCACTGCAGCTGGGTATCCATGTGGCTACTCCGGTATTCGATGGGGCCCGCGAGAATGACGTGTTTGACACTATGGAAGAAGCAGGCATGCAGCGCAATGGTAAGACTGTGCTTTACGACGGCCGGACAGGAGAGCGCTTTGAGCGTGAAGTTACTGTCGGTGTCATGCACATGATCAAGCTGGCGCACATGGTTGACGATAAAATCCATGCCCGTTCCACGGGTCCTTACTCACTCGTTACCCAGCAGCCGCTCGGCGGTAAAGCGCAGTTCGGCGGACAGCGTTTCGGGGAAATGGAAGTTTGGGCGCTTGAAGCATACGGCGCTGCATATACACTGCAAGAGATCTTGACTGTGAAATCCGATGACGTGGTTGGCCGTGTGAAGACGTACGAATCGATCGTCAAAGGTGAGAATGTTCCAGAACCGGGTGTTCCGGAATCCTTCAAGGTACTCATCAAGGAGCTGCAGTCGCTTGGTATGGATGTTAAGATCCTCAGCGGCGACGAGCAGGAGATCGAGATGAAGGAACTGGATGATGAGGATGAGACGTCAGGCGACAAGCTGAGCCTCAATCTGGAAGGCGCAGAAGTCGGAATAGAGTAG
- a CDS encoding class I SAM-dependent methyltransferase: MSQHYYSQQPEARHDRRTLTTVLRGKNLRFTSDAGVFSKGDIDYGSRALIEAMEIPNGSAVLDVGCGYGPIGISAAILNPGGHVTMIDINSRAVELSRENAQLNGVHNVTVKESDVFSAVQGQKFDVVLTNPPIRAGKAVVHQIFEQAYEHLNEGGSLWIVIQKKQGAPSAVAKLESMFAEVEEVGKDKGYRIIKAQKNS; the protein is encoded by the coding sequence ATGTCGCAGCACTATTACTCCCAGCAGCCCGAAGCGCGTCATGACAGACGTACGCTAACTACGGTGCTCAGAGGAAAAAACCTGCGGTTTACCAGTGATGCCGGTGTATTTTCCAAAGGGGATATTGATTACGGCAGCCGTGCTCTGATCGAAGCGATGGAAATCCCCAATGGTTCTGCAGTACTGGACGTCGGCTGTGGTTACGGGCCTATAGGAATTAGCGCAGCTATACTTAATCCGGGTGGTCATGTCACCATGATAGATATTAACAGCCGGGCAGTAGAATTATCGCGCGAGAATGCACAGTTGAATGGGGTACACAATGTCACGGTTAAGGAGAGTGACGTGTTCTCAGCCGTCCAAGGCCAGAAGTTCGATGTGGTACTCACTAATCCGCCGATCCGTGCAGGTAAAGCTGTAGTACACCAGATTTTTGAGCAGGCCTATGAGCATTTGAATGAAGGCGGCAGCCTGTGGATAGTGATTCAGAAGAAGCAGGGGGCACCGTCAGCGGTAGCCAAACTGGAAAGTATGTTCGCGGAAGTTGAAGAAGTGGGTAAGGATAAGGGATACCGTATCATAAAAGCACAAAAAAATAGTTGA
- the rplL gene encoding 50S ribosomal protein L7/L12 gives MSKEAILEAIKGMSVLELNDLVKAIEEEFGVTAAAPVAVGGGAAAAVAEEQSEFDVVLTSAGASKINVIKIVREITGLGLKEAKDLVDNAPKPIKEKVSKEDAEATKAKLEEAGAAVEVK, from the coding sequence ATGAGTAAAGAAGCAATCTTGGAAGCAATTAAAGGCATGAGCGTACTGGAACTGAACGACCTGGTTAAAGCAATCGAAGAAGAATTCGGCGTAACTGCTGCAGCTCCAGTTGCAGTAGGCGGCGGCGCTGCTGCTGCAGTTGCTGAAGAGCAATCCGAATTTGACGTGGTATTGACAAGCGCTGGCGCTTCCAAAATCAACGTTATCAAAATCGTTCGCGAAATCACAGGCCTGGGCTTGAAAGAAGCTAAAGACCTCGTAGACAACGCACCAAAACCAATCAAAGAAAAAGTAAGCAAAGAAGATGCCGAAGCTACCAAAGCAAAATTGGAAGAAGCAGGCGCAGCTGTAGAAGTAAAATAG
- the rplJ gene encoding 50S ribosomal protein L10, translating into MANAKVIQAKQDAVDVVTGKLQNSVSTVVADYRGLNVSQVTELRKQLREAGVEFQVLKNTLLRRATAAAELTELDAVLTGPTAVAFSETDAVVAAKILNDFAKKNDALKLKGGVVEGRVVDEDQIKALAELPSREGLLSMLLSVLQAPMRNFALAVKAVAEKEEQSA; encoded by the coding sequence TTGGCAAATGCAAAAGTAATCCAAGCTAAACAGGATGCGGTTGATGTTGTTACCGGCAAACTGCAAAACAGTGTTTCTACTGTTGTTGCTGACTACCGCGGATTGAACGTTTCGCAAGTAACTGAACTGCGTAAGCAGCTTCGTGAAGCTGGCGTTGAATTTCAAGTCCTGAAGAACACATTGCTTCGCCGCGCAACTGCTGCGGCTGAGCTGACTGAACTGGACGCAGTTCTGACTGGTCCTACAGCTGTTGCATTCAGTGAAACTGATGCAGTAGTAGCTGCCAAGATTCTGAACGACTTCGCTAAGAAGAATGACGCTCTGAAGCTTAAAGGCGGCGTAGTAGAAGGCCGTGTTGTGGACGAAGACCAAATCAAGGCACTGGCAGAACTTCCTTCCCGCGAAGGTTTGCTCTCCATGCTGCTTAGCGTGCTTCAAGCTCCAATGCGCAACTTCGCGCTTGCAGTTAAAGCAGTCGCTGAGAAAGAAGAGCAAAGCGCGTAA
- the rplA gene encoding 50S ribosomal protein L1, with protein MAKHGKKYQESAKLINSEATYEPSEAVELVKKAATAKFDETVEAAVRLGVDPRKQDQAVRGVVVLPHGTGKTQRVLVFAKGEKAKEAEAAGADYVGDQDMINKIQQGWFEFDVCVATPDMMSEVGKLGRLLGGKGLMPNPKAGTVTFDVTKAVQEIKAGKIEYRLDKAGQIHAPIGKVSFNPEQLNENLKALIDALNRAKPAAAKGVYLKGIAISSTMGPSARVSTAAYR; from the coding sequence ATGGCTAAACATGGTAAGAAATACCAAGAATCTGCTAAGCTGATCAACAGCGAAGCAACTTACGAGCCTTCAGAAGCTGTAGAGCTTGTGAAAAAGGCGGCAACTGCCAAGTTCGACGAAACCGTTGAAGCAGCAGTTCGTCTGGGTGTAGACCCGCGTAAACAAGACCAAGCTGTTCGTGGTGTTGTTGTCCTGCCTCACGGCACTGGTAAAACACAACGCGTGCTTGTATTTGCAAAAGGTGAAAAAGCGAAAGAGGCAGAAGCTGCTGGCGCGGATTATGTTGGCGATCAAGATATGATCAACAAAATCCAACAAGGCTGGTTTGAATTTGATGTCTGCGTAGCTACACCTGACATGATGAGTGAAGTCGGTAAACTGGGACGTCTGCTCGGTGGTAAAGGCCTCATGCCTAACCCTAAAGCCGGCACCGTTACTTTCGACGTTACCAAGGCTGTGCAAGAAATCAAAGCCGGTAAAATCGAATACCGTCTCGACAAAGCGGGTCAAATTCACGCGCCTATCGGCAAAGTGTCTTTCAACCCTGAACAACTGAACGAGAACCTTAAAGCTCTTATCGATGCTTTGAACCGTGCGAAACCGGCTGCTGCTAAAGGTGTATACCTTAAGGGCATCGCGATTTCTTCCACTATGGGACCAAGCGCTCGCGTGAGCACAGCTGCTTACAGATAA
- the rplK gene encoding 50S ribosomal protein L11, translating to MAKKVIKMVKLQIPAGKANPAPPVGPALGQAGVNIMAFCKEFNARTADQAGLIIPVEITVFEDRSFTFITKTPPAAVLLRIAAKVEKGSGEPNKKKVAKIGRAAVREIAETKMPDLNAASVEAAMRMVEGTARSMGITIED from the coding sequence ATGGCTAAAAAAGTTATCAAAATGGTGAAACTGCAGATTCCTGCAGGGAAAGCGAATCCAGCGCCTCCAGTAGGTCCGGCGTTAGGTCAAGCAGGTGTCAACATCATGGCATTCTGTAAGGAATTCAACGCTCGTACAGCTGACCAGGCTGGTCTGATCATCCCGGTTGAAATTACAGTGTTTGAAGACCGTTCCTTTACTTTCATCACTAAAACTCCTCCGGCTGCCGTTCTGCTTCGCATTGCTGCTAAAGTAGAAAAAGGATCCGGTGAACCAAACAAGAAAAAAGTAGCGAAAATCGGCCGCGCAGCGGTTCGTGAAATCGCCGAAACAAAAATGCCTGACCTGAACGCTGCATCTGTTGAAGCTGCAATGCGTATGGTTGAAGGTACTGCCCGCAGTATGGGTATCACTATCGAAGACTAA
- the nusG gene encoding transcription termination/antitermination protein NusG, with protein MEKRWYVVHTYSGYENKVKANLEKRVESMGMEDKIFRVLVPMEEELVNKDGKKKTVMRKVYPGYVLVEMVQTDDSWYVVRNTPGVTGFVGSTGSGSKPTALLPEEVEQILKHMGMVEPKAKIDFEIKESVRIMVGPFANFVGSVEEILADKSKIKVHVNMFGRETPLELDFTQVEKI; from the coding sequence ATGGAAAAAAGATGGTATGTTGTTCATACCTATTCCGGGTATGAGAATAAGGTTAAGGCCAATTTGGAAAAACGCGTTGAGTCCATGGGCATGGAAGACAAAATATTCCGCGTTCTTGTTCCTATGGAAGAAGAGCTGGTAAACAAGGATGGCAAGAAAAAAACTGTCATGCGTAAAGTTTACCCTGGTTATGTTTTAGTCGAAATGGTTCAGACTGATGATTCTTGGTATGTTGTCCGCAATACGCCGGGCGTTACCGGATTTGTCGGTTCGACAGGTTCCGGGTCCAAGCCTACCGCTTTGCTTCCGGAAGAGGTTGAGCAAATTCTGAAGCATATGGGCATGGTTGAACCTAAAGCGAAGATTGATTTCGAAATCAAGGAATCCGTACGTATTATGGTCGGTCCCTTTGCGAATTTTGTGGGCTCCGTGGAAGAAATTTTGGCTGACAAGAGCAAGATCAAGGTACACGTCAACATGTTTGGACGGGAAACCCCGCTGGAGTTGGATTTCACTCAAGTGGAGAAAATATAA
- the secE gene encoding preprotein translocase subunit SecE, which produces MKRSFKSLFSFFTESWSELKKVRWPSRKELKNYSMIVFGTIVVIAVYFWVLDIIISAVIEAII; this is translated from the coding sequence GTGAAACGTAGTTTTAAGTCTTTGTTTTCCTTTTTCACTGAGAGCTGGAGCGAGCTTAAGAAGGTTCGCTGGCCTAGCCGTAAAGAGCTGAAAAACTATTCAATGATCGTTTTCGGTACTATTGTAGTTATCGCTGTTTACTTCTGGGTTCTGGACATCATCATTTCCGCTGTAATTGAAGCGATTATTTAG
- the rpmG gene encoding 50S ribosomal protein L33 yields the protein MRVIITLACTSCKQRNYATTKNKRNHPDRLEMKKFCKFCNEQTPHRETR from the coding sequence ATGCGGGTAATTATCACTTTGGCTTGTACAAGTTGCAAACAAAGAAACTATGCGACAACCAAAAACAAGCGAAATCACCCCGACCGCTTGGAGATGAAGAAATTTTGCAAGTTCTGTAACGAGCAAACTCCTCATCGCGAAACCAGATAG